AAAACATTAAAAAAATACTTTTATTATAGAGCAATTAAGGTTAAAATTAGAACATAACAGTTAAAAGGAGGTGAAGATTCCTGGCAAATATATTTGTAACATACTGATAAAATAATAAATGCCAGGTTTACTTTATGGATAAAGAAAATTTAAATGAATGCAACTGCGGTTGTACTAGCAAAGAAGAAAATTGTGGCTGCACAGAAACACACGAACATGAACATGACTGCGGCTGTGGATGCGGCTGTGAAGATTCCGATCCTTTAATAGTAGATTTAGAGGATGAAAATGGAAATATAGTTTCCTGCGAAATAGTTGACGGTTTTGAATATAAAGAAGGAAAATATGCCGTAGTTGAGAATCATGAGAATGGTTCCACTTATTTATTTAAAGTAGAAAATGAAGGTGAACTTGTTATTCCAGAAGATAACGAATTTGACGAAGTTTCAAAGTACTACGAGAAATTAATGGAAGAAGAATAATATTCAGTGCACAATTCACAATGCACAGTGCACAATTAATTGTGCATTGTGAACCGTGAATTGTGAATTGATATCATTTCCACCTTAAAACTTCAATTCCTTGGTTATCTTTTCTTGTGTAATTTATAAGATAAGGATTACCTACCAATTTAAAGAGGGGCAAATCAGATAGTGAATCTGAGAACATATAAGAATTTTTAAAGTCAACTTCTATGTTGTCTTTTTTTAAAGATTCCATAAGTCTTGCTACTTTTTCTTCTCCTTTGCAGTTTTGTCCTAGGATTTTTCTAGTGTGTTTTCCATTTACAATTTCAAATCGTGTACCTATTATTTTATCAACTTCCTCTATTTTATAGAGTTCTTTTAAATAAAATTCTGCAGAAGCAGATATTAGATATATTTTGCAGCCATTATTTTTAAATTTTTTCAAGGTATACAATGCATCTTTATAAAATATTTTACTCAATCTTTTTTCGTAAAATTCTTTTGTCAAAAGTTCCATATCCTTTTCACTTATTCCATTTATAAATGCAATAAAGTTTTCTTTGGCTTTTTTAGCACTAAAAATCTTCAATACAAATAAAAGGGCAGACATAATGCTAAAAGGTGCATATACTATGAGCCTAGGACGTTTTTTTACCATAAATATGTAAAATTCCATTAAAGTTTCACTATTTGTTAGAGTAAAGTCTACGTCGAATATTGCGAGTCTTTCCAAATAAATCACTTCCTCTATGATATCTCGTGTAGCATGTGCTACACGAATTGATTTTCTTTAACTATAATATCATACTTTGCTTTTATTAAAAACTTTATCTAGTGTAGGAAGCTTTGTTTAGAATTATAATATAAAAAAATTGGGAAACAATAGTTTAATTAATAGTTAATAATGAAGAATTAATAGTTAATGTGGATTTTTTTTCGTTACACTACAAAAAATCTTTAATTCGATTTTTGAGGACTCGTTTTGCTAAAGCAAAACATTATTAAGCTTTGACTTATATAAATTTAAAGATTTTTTGCGATAGCTAAAAATCATCCTTCACTATTAATTATTCATTATTAATTCTTAACTTGCAAAGCTTTGCTTCACATTATTCTTAAAATTATTAAATTAATCATTGCAATGTAGAAAATAACTTGTAGATAATGATAGAATATAATAAGGATTAAATGGCAACATTTACTTAAATTATATTATAAATAATAATAAAATATATGAAAAGGGGATTTACATGAGCAAATGTATTGAAAAATTTTTTTTATATAATAATGAATTAAAAGATAAAAGGGAATTCAGTGAAAGTGAATTTAAGCAGGGAAAGTCTATATATGAGGTAATACGTATTATAGATGGAAAACCACTTTTTTTAAAGTTACATTTAAGACGTATGGAAAACTCAGCAAGAATAACTAATTTAAGATTATGGCTTAATGAAAAAGATATCAAAAATAATATATTAAAACTTATAAAGGCAAATGAAATTTCCATGGGTAATATAAAGATTATTTTTAATTTCTATGAAAAGAATACTTTTTTAGCTTATTTCTTACCTTATAATTATCCATCTCTAGAAAAGTATGAAGTAGGAGTAGACACTATCTTTTATCATGGAGAAAGAGAAAATCCAAATGCAAAAGTGATAAATAATGAGTTTAGAACTAAGGTGGATAGTACGATAAAAGAAAAGAAGGTGTTTGAAGCTATACTTGTTGATAATAGTGGAAATATTACAGAAGGAAGTAAGTCTAATATATTTATGATAAAAGGTAATACTATTGTAACTGCACCATTAAAAAATGTTCTTCCTGGAACTACGAGAAAGATTGTAATGGATATTTGCAGCAAAATGGGGTTTGAGGTGTTAGAGAAAGATGTAAGTTATAAAGATGTAGAAAAATTTGATGCACTGTTTATATCCGGTACATCGCCAAAAGTACTGCCTATAAAAAAAGTGGAAAACGTTAAATTTGATTCTTCAAATAATAAAGTACTGCTTAAAATTATGAAAGCATACGATAAAGAAGTAAGGGATGACATAGAAAATTTTGATAGGGATTAAAAATAGAGGGCTTAAGATAGATTATATATGATATTGAAGTTTTTAATTGGGGGGAGATAATTATGAAAGAATTGTTTCATGGTACTTCACTAGAGGAATGTTTAGAATCTGCCAGCTGTAAACTAAATATACCAAAAGACAAGTTACAATATAAGGTTGTTAAGAAAAGCAAATTGCTTTTTAGAAAAAAAGTAATAATAGAAGTATCTTTTGGCGAAGAAGACCAGAGCAATGTAAATTCTGTTACAGAGAAGGAAATTGTAAAAACAAATGAAAAAGATGGAACCATAAAATTAGAAAATGGGAAAATAATTGTAAAGGATCCTATTGAAGATGGGAAACCTGCGGTAATGTATAGGGGACATAATATATCTATTTTTGTAGATGGAGTTGAAGTTAAGGACAAATGTGAAGTATTTAGCAAAAATAAAATAGAAGTAGTTTTTGAGGAAAATGAACCAAAAAGACAGATGAATATATATCTATCTGATGACAGGATGAAAGCATATGCTGAAGTTAAATATACAACTAAAAACGTTTACAAGTTGAAAGACAAAGATGAAAGTCATAAAGTGAATTTTGAAGGAGAAATAATTCAATCAATAAAGCCTCCTATGTATACAGTAAATGAAATTAAGAACGAATTATCTAATAATAAAGTGGTTTATGGTATAATGGAAGAAAATTTAAAAGAAGCTGTAAACGGTGATAAAAAACTTGTAGTAGCTTGTGGAAAAGAAGCTGTAAACGGTAAAGATGATTTTCTAGAGAATAAGTTTCAAACCTCGGTAGTTTTAAAAGAAGATACAGTGGGAAATATAGACTTTAAAAGTATAGGTACCATAAATGTTGTAAAAAAGGGAGATATAATTGCAGTAAAGCATAATGGCACTTTAGGTAAAGATGGATTTGATGTTACTGGAAAGGTTTTGAAATACAAACCAATAAAACAAATTAAAGTAAAGGTTGGAAATGGATGTATACTTAAAGATGAAAATACTGTTGAAGCATCAATAGATGGTAAACCCTCCATAAAAAGTAACATTTATTATGTTCATCAGGTACATGAGATTAATGGAGATGTGGATATAAGTACTGGAAATATAAATTTTATTGGAGATGTAATTATACATGGAAATGTAAAAGAAGGCATGAAAGTAGAATGTGGCAGCGACCTTATTGTGGATAAAGAGGTAGAAAGGGCCAGTTTAAATGTAAAAGGAGATGTAATTATAGGACAAACTGTTGTTAGTTCTCAAATATGTGGTGGTGGTGACAGCGTAAAGAAAATTAAGGCTGTGGAACACCTGAGCAAATTTAATAAGAATATGGAACAGTTAGTGGGGGCTTTAAAAGAGATAAAAGACTATAACCTGCTTGGTAAAAGTAAAAAGGATGGGGAAATAATAAAGATATTATTAGAAAGTAAATTTAAAGGACTTATTAAGCTGGGCATAAATGTAATTGCAGACTTGAATGTTGAAAGTGATGATTATCAAGAGGATAAAATTGTAAAATTTATCAAAACCAAACTTATAGGAATGGGACCCATAAGTATTAAAAGTTGTTCTGAGTTAAATGAATTAATGAAAATTGTTGAAAATAAAATAAAGGAACTAAAAAACACAACTGCACTTCCTGTGAAAGTGGTTTTATCTTACTGTCAGGACTCCAATATACAGAGTTCTGGTGATATAATAATAAAAGGAAGAGGAGAATATGTGTCACAAATTACTGCCAATGGTTCCATTGAATTTTTGCAAGAAAAGAGTGTGGCAAGAGGGGGAACACTGAAAGCTGAAAATGAAATAAAGTGTAAAATTGTAGGAAGTGAGGCAGGGGTTTCTACGAAGCTTCAAGTAGAAAGTAAAGATGGAAATATATGGGCAGATGTGGCTTATCACAATACAGTATTTAAAATTGAAAACAAAGAAATTATTCTAGATTCTCCAAGTAAAGATGTACATGTATATTTGAAGGAAGGGGATATAGTAGTTGACAAATTTGTTCTATAAAAATCCTGTTGCAAAATGCATGATTTATGCTATTTTAAGTAGATATATGCTATAATTATGTAATAATTGATTTAAATAAGGATTTACAAGGATGGCTAACAATATTATTTAAGGAGGATTTCAAATGGATGGCAAAGAAATAAAAGTATTGATATTTAGTATAAATGGTGAGTACTATGCTACAGATATTATGGAAGTAGAGAGAATTTTGGGTTATGAAGAGACTACGAAGCTGCCGGATTCTCCTAACTTTGTAGAGGGAGTCATAAATTATGAAGGAAATATACTCCCTATAATATCCTTAAGTAAGAAATTTGGTTTTGCTTCAGCTGAGGAAAGTAATGAGGCTAAGATAATAGTTACAAAACAGGATGGAAATAAAATAGGAATAATAGTTGATGTTGTATCTGAAGTAACGGATGTAAATACTGCAGATATAGAAGAGGCGCCTGATATAGCATCTCAAATATCAAAAAGATATATAAAAGGACTTATTAAAATAAAGGACAAAATAATAATATTCTTAAATCTTGATAAAATACTTACGGAGGAAGAAAAGGAACTCATATAATTAAAATTTGAAAGGTGTATATTTATGGATATAAAAGAGATAAGAGTGGGAATAGCAGACATGAATACTGCAAGTTCTCCTGATAGAATTATAACCATTGGTTTGGGTTCCTGTGTAGGTATAGCTTTATATGATAAAGAAAAATGTATAGGTGGGTTGGCACATATAATGCTGCCGGACAGCACCCAATTTACAAATACAAAAAATCCAATGAAATTTGCAGATTTAGCTATTCCTATTTTGATAAAAAAATTAGAAGCCTTAGGTGTAAATAAAAGAAATTTGAAGGCTAAAATAGCAGGTGGGGCTTCTATGTTTAATTTCTCAGATAAAAGTGTAGTTATGAATATAGGAAGTAGGAATGGGGAAGCTGTAAAAAGTATATTAAGAGAAAATTCTATTTCAATATTAGCAGAAGATCTAGGAGGCAATAAAGGCAGAACTATGATATTTGATACCAATGATGGAGGTGTCAAGATAAAGACAGTAGGAATTGGGATAAAGGAAATTTAAAAATTTAATGGAGTGATAATGCTTGGGAAAAATTAAGGTTTTAGTAGTAGATGATTCTGCATTAATGAGAAAAATTATTTCGGACATGATAGGCGAAGATGAAGCTATAAAGGTTGTAGGGACTGCTAGAAATGGAAAGGATCTTTTAGAGAAACTATCGTTAAATTTTACTAAAAACAATATGCCTGATGTAATAACTTTAGATGTAGAGATGCCAAAGATGGATGGAATAACAGCACTAGGAGAATTGAAGAAAAGTAATATTAATATACCTGTAATAGTTTTAAGCAGTGTCTCCAAGGAAGGAAAACAGCGTACTATGGAATGTCTTGATATGGGTGCTTTTGATTTTTTACCTAAGCCTTCAGGTACGATATCTTTGGATATAAATAAAGTTAAAAATGAGCTTATAAAGAAGATAAAAGAAGCCTACCTGGCAAATACGGTTAAACTAAATAAAGCACAAGATAAAGCACAAGAAAATATACAACTGTCTATATCAAAAAATCAAAAAGTTTCCACATTAAATGCCACAAGTTCAAATGTAGATGGAAAAATTAAAAGAGATATAAATGCAGTGGTGATAGGGGCATCTACTGGAGGGCCTAAAGCACTTTATTCAGTTATAACACAATTTCCTCAAAACATGGGAGTGCCGGTATTTGTGGTACAGCATATGCCTGCAGGATTTACTAAGGCCTTTGCAGATAGATTGGATTCTAATTCAAAAATAAAAGTATTAGAAGCAGAGGATGGTATGAATGTTGAAAAGGATACTGTTTATGTAGCACCTGGTGGATTTCATATGGAAGTATGGAGAGATAAGAGAATACATTTGAACAAAGAACCTGCCATTTGGGGAGTAAGGCCTGCAGTGGATAAGCTATTTATATCTGCATCAAAAGTATATGGAGAAAATATTATAAGTGCAGTTTTGACAGGTATGGGAAGAGATGGAGCACAGGGAACTGTAGAGATAAAGGAAAATGGAGGAATTACACTTTCTGAAGATGAGTCAACCTGTACTATTTATGGTATGCCTAAAGCAGCTTATGCCACAGGAAAAGTGGATTTAGTTTTACCAATAGACAAAATAGCAAATGAAATAGTAAAAATAATAAAGTTTGGTGGGAGGTAGACTTATGGATATGGCTTATTTTAAGCAGTGGGTTTTGAGAGAATTCAGTATAAACTTAGCTGCATATAAACCAAACCAGTTACATAGGAGAATAAACAGCTTGATGTCCAGAGTAGGAGCCAAAAGTATAGATGAATATATAGAACTCTTAAAAAGGGACGAAGAGCAAAGACAGAAGTTTTTAGACTTTATAACTATAAATGTATCTGAGTTTTTTAGAAATCCGGATATATTTGAGGAATTAAAAGTTAGATTAAAGGAAGAATTACTTCCTAAAAATAGTCCTTTGAAAATATGGAGTGCAGCTTGCTCAATTGGGGCTGAACCTTATTCAGTGGCTATGTATTTAGATGAATTGTCCCATGGAGTTAGACATACCATAATTGCAACAGATATAGATAATACTATAATTGAAAGAGCTAAAAAAGGAGAATATGTTTTATCAGAAGTAAAGAATGTAAAAAAAGAATATTTAGATAAGTATTTTACAATAAAGGACGATAAATATATTATAAGCCCTATAATAAAAAATTTAATCACATTTAAAAAGCATGATTTAATACTTCAAAATTATGAAAGTAACTTTGATTTAATAATATGCAGAAATGTGGTAATATATTTTAATCAAGATGTAAAAGATAAAATATATGAAAAGTTTAGCAAGTCGCTTAAAAAAGGAGGACTACTATTTGTCGGGGCCACTGAAAGCATATACAATTATAGAGATTATGGCTTTGAGAAGGCTTCTACCTTTATATATAGAAAGCTATAAGGAGGGAATAAAATGGACACGTCGCAGTATATGTCTATGTTTCTAGAGGAATCAATGGATAACTTGCAAACACTTAATGAATCATTACTTCAGCTTGAGCAAGAACCAGATAACATAGATAAGGTAAATGAAATTTTTAGAGTAGCACATACAATAAAGGGAATGGCAGCTACTATGGGATTTAACGAAGTGGCTGAACTTACTCACAAAATGGAGGATGTACTATCTGAGTTTAGGGATGGACAGCTAAAAGTAAATCAAGATGTAGTTACAGTCTTATTTAAGTGCCTAGATACTCTTGAACAGATGATAAAAAATATAGAAGATGGGGTAGATGAAGAAACCCCTATTCAGGGTATCATTGAAGAATTGGAAAGTATATCTGGTCAAAAAGATGGTAGTGAGGCTAAGAAGCCTGAAAAAGAAGATAATGTTCAGGAACAAAATGCTGCAGTAGAATCTAAAGGTAAAGATTCTATGGTAGAATTGAATGAATATGATATAAATGTAGTTAAACAGGCTGAGGACAAAGAATTTAATGCTTATGAAATAAAAATTAAACTTAGTGAAAGTACTCTTTTGAAATCTGCAAGGGCATTTTTAATATTTAAGGATTTGGAAGCAGTAGGAGAAATAATAAAGTCTATTCCTAGTACAGAGGATATAGAAAATGAAAATTTTGAATTTGAAATATGCCTTGTTTTATTAACTAAAAGTACCTCAGAAGATGTCCATAAACTTTTAATGAACATATCTGAGGTAGAAGAAGTTATTGTGGAAGATGTGGACATCCAGACAGAAAAAGCAAAGATAATGGAATCAGATTCAACTAAAAAAGAAGAAGAGGTAAAAGCTAAAGCTGAAAAGAAAGCTGCCACGGAAGTAGTAAAGCCAAAACCAGCAGCAATAACCAAAAATAAAAGTAAAAATCCTCCTAAAAAGGAACCTCATAAAAAAATGCATCAGTCTGTAAGAGTTGATCTGGAAAGATTAGATAAATTTATGAACATGGTATCTGAATTGGTTATAAATAGGACAAGGATGGAGCAAATTAGCAGCAGCTATAAGTTAAACGAATTAAATGAAGTTTTAGAGCAGGTGGCAAGGACAACTTCAGATTTACAGGATTTAGTAATGAAGATAAGAATGCTGCCTCTTGATACTGTATTTAACAGATTTCCTAGGATGATAAGGGATTTATCCGTAGAACTTGATAAAGATATGGAACTTATAATTGAAGGAGCAGATACAGAACTTGACAGAACAGTAATAGATGAAATTGGAGAGCCTCTAATTCATTTGCTTAGAAATGCAGCAGATCATGGTGTGGAATCTAAGGAAGAAAGAATTGCAAAGGGAAAAGATCCTGTAGGTAAAATAAAACTTATTGCCTATCAGGAAGGAACTAAAGCCGTAATAAAAGTTGAAGACGATGGAAGTGGAATACCTGTAGATAAAATAAGGGAAAAAGCAGAAAATGCAGGTATAAATACTGAAGGAATGACAGAAGCTGACATAAAGAATCTAATATTTATGCAGGGAATAAGCAGCAATACTGAGGTAACAGATATATCAGGAAGAGGAGTTGGAATGGATGTAGTAAAGACAAAAATATCCTCTCTTGGTGGAACAGTAGAGCTTGTAAGTGAAAAAGACAAGGGATCATCTTTTATAATAAGACTTCCACTTACACTTCAGATAATTCAAGTACTTCTTGTAGGCGTAGGGGATGAAACCATGGCCATATCTTTAAGCTATGTAGACAGAGTTATAGATTATAAAGATGATTTAGTGAAGATGACTAATAATAAAGAAGTTATAATATATAATGGAAATGTAATACCTCTTATAAGACTTTATGAAAAACTTAGTGTTGAAAAATCAGACAACAGTAAAAATTATATAGTAATAGTTAGAGTAGGAGAAAAAACTGTAGGACTTATGGTAGATTCTTTACTTGGACAGAGGGAAATTGTTATAAAACCTCTTGGAAAAACACTGAAAAATTTGAAAGAATATATGGGAGCAACCATATTGGGAAATGGACTTGTAACTTTAATATTGGATGTTGCTGCCCTGGTATAAGGAGGAAAACAATGGACTATAAAAACCTTACTCCTATTCAACTTGATGCATTAAGGGAAGTTGGGAATATAGGTACAGGGAATGCAGCTACAGCATTATCTCAACTAATAAATAGAAAAGTTGATATGACAGTACCTGCTATAAATATAGTGCCTTTTGACGACATCTTTACAAACATAGGTGAAGGTGAGGTAGTTATAGGCGTAATAGTTAGAATCTTAGGCGATATACCTGGAAATATACTGTTTATATTTGAAAAGGATACTGCTATGGAGCT
The genomic region above belongs to Clostridium sp. AWRP and contains:
- a CDS encoding HAD-IB family hydrolase — translated: MERLAIFDVDFTLTNSETLMEFYIFMVKKRPRLIVYAPFSIMSALLFVLKIFSAKKAKENFIAFINGISEKDMELLTKEFYEKRLSKIFYKDALYTLKKFKNNGCKIYLISASAEFYLKELYKIEEVDKIIGTRFEIVNGKHTRKILGQNCKGEEKVARLMESLKKDNIEVDFKNSYMFSDSLSDLPLFKLVGNPYLINYTRKDNQGIEVLRWK
- a CDS encoding protein-glutamate O-methyltransferase CheR — protein: MDMAYFKQWVLREFSINLAAYKPNQLHRRINSLMSRVGAKSIDEYIELLKRDEEQRQKFLDFITINVSEFFRNPDIFEELKVRLKEELLPKNSPLKIWSAACSIGAEPYSVAMYLDELSHGVRHTIIATDIDNTIIERAKKGEYVLSEVKNVKKEYLDKYFTIKDDKYIISPIIKNLITFKKHDLILQNYESNFDLIICRNVVIYFNQDVKDKIYEKFSKSLKKGGLLFVGATESIYNYRDYGFEKASTFIYRKL
- a CDS encoding flagellar assembly protein A yields the protein MKELFHGTSLEECLESASCKLNIPKDKLQYKVVKKSKLLFRKKVIIEVSFGEEDQSNVNSVTEKEIVKTNEKDGTIKLENGKIIVKDPIEDGKPAVMYRGHNISIFVDGVEVKDKCEVFSKNKIEVVFEENEPKRQMNIYLSDDRMKAYAEVKYTTKNVYKLKDKDESHKVNFEGEIIQSIKPPMYTVNEIKNELSNNKVVYGIMEENLKEAVNGDKKLVVACGKEAVNGKDDFLENKFQTSVVLKEDTVGNIDFKSIGTINVVKKGDIIAVKHNGTLGKDGFDVTGKVLKYKPIKQIKVKVGNGCILKDENTVEASIDGKPSIKSNIYYVHQVHEINGDVDISTGNINFIGDVIIHGNVKEGMKVECGSDLIVDKEVERASLNVKGDVIIGQTVVSSQICGGGDSVKKIKAVEHLSKFNKNMEQLVGALKEIKDYNLLGKSKKDGEIIKILLESKFKGLIKLGINVIADLNVESDDYQEDKIVKFIKTKLIGMGPISIKSCSELNELMKIVENKIKELKNTTALPVKVVLSYCQDSNIQSSGDIIIKGRGEYVSQITANGSIEFLQEKSVARGGTLKAENEIKCKIVGSEAGVSTKLQVESKDGNIWADVAYHNTVFKIENKEIILDSPSKDVHVYLKEGDIVVDKFVL
- a CDS encoding chemotaxis protein CheW — its product is MDGKEIKVLIFSINGEYYATDIMEVERILGYEETTKLPDSPNFVEGVINYEGNILPIISLSKKFGFASAEESNEAKIIVTKQDGNKIGIIVDVVSEVTDVNTADIEEAPDIASQISKRYIKGLIKIKDKIIIFLNLDKILTEEEKELI
- a CDS encoding chemotaxis response regulator protein-glutamate methylesterase, translated to MGKIKVLVVDDSALMRKIISDMIGEDEAIKVVGTARNGKDLLEKLSLNFTKNNMPDVITLDVEMPKMDGITALGELKKSNINIPVIVLSSVSKEGKQRTMECLDMGAFDFLPKPSGTISLDINKVKNELIKKIKEAYLANTVKLNKAQDKAQENIQLSISKNQKVSTLNATSSNVDGKIKRDINAVVIGASTGGPKALYSVITQFPQNMGVPVFVVQHMPAGFTKAFADRLDSNSKIKVLEAEDGMNVEKDTVYVAPGGFHMEVWRDKRIHLNKEPAIWGVRPAVDKLFISASKVYGENIISAVLTGMGRDGAQGTVEIKENGGITLSEDESTCTIYGMPKAAYATGKVDLVLPIDKIANEIVKIIKFGGR
- a CDS encoding DUF1292 domain-containing protein, producing MDKENLNECNCGCTSKEENCGCTETHEHEHDCGCGCGCEDSDPLIVDLEDENGNIVSCEIVDGFEYKEGKYAVVENHENGSTYLFKVENEGELVIPEDNEFDEVSKYYEKLMEEE
- a CDS encoding chemotaxis protein CheA, translating into MDTSQYMSMFLEESMDNLQTLNESLLQLEQEPDNIDKVNEIFRVAHTIKGMAATMGFNEVAELTHKMEDVLSEFRDGQLKVNQDVVTVLFKCLDTLEQMIKNIEDGVDEETPIQGIIEELESISGQKDGSEAKKPEKEDNVQEQNAAVESKGKDSMVELNEYDINVVKQAEDKEFNAYEIKIKLSESTLLKSARAFLIFKDLEAVGEIIKSIPSTEDIENENFEFEICLVLLTKSTSEDVHKLLMNISEVEEVIVEDVDIQTEKAKIMESDSTKKEEEVKAKAEKKAATEVVKPKPAAITKNKSKNPPKKEPHKKMHQSVRVDLERLDKFMNMVSELVINRTRMEQISSSYKLNELNEVLEQVARTTSDLQDLVMKIRMLPLDTVFNRFPRMIRDLSVELDKDMELIIEGADTELDRTVIDEIGEPLIHLLRNAADHGVESKEERIAKGKDPVGKIKLIAYQEGTKAVIKVEDDGSGIPVDKIREKAENAGINTEGMTEADIKNLIFMQGISSNTEVTDISGRGVGMDVVKTKISSLGGTVELVSEKDKGSSFIIRLPLTLQIIQVLLVGVGDETMAISLSYVDRVIDYKDDLVKMTNNKEVIIYNGNVIPLIRLYEKLSVEKSDNSKNYIVIVRVGEKTVGLMVDSLLGQREIVIKPLGKTLKNLKEYMGATILGNGLVTLILDVAALV
- a CDS encoding chemotaxis protein CheD; the encoded protein is MDIKEIRVGIADMNTASSPDRIITIGLGSCVGIALYDKEKCIGGLAHIMLPDSTQFTNTKNPMKFADLAIPILIKKLEALGVNKRNLKAKIAGGASMFNFSDKSVVMNIGSRNGEAVKSILRENSISILAEDLGGNKGRTMIFDTNDGGVKIKTVGIGIKEI
- a CDS encoding aminotransferase class IV — translated: MSKCIEKFFLYNNELKDKREFSESEFKQGKSIYEVIRIIDGKPLFLKLHLRRMENSARITNLRLWLNEKDIKNNILKLIKANEISMGNIKIIFNFYEKNTFLAYFLPYNYPSLEKYEVGVDTIFYHGERENPNAKVINNEFRTKVDSTIKEKKVFEAILVDNSGNITEGSKSNIFMIKGNTIVTAPLKNVLPGTTRKIVMDICSKMGFEVLEKDVSYKDVEKFDALFISGTSPKVLPIKKVENVKFDSSNNKVLLKIMKAYDKEVRDDIENFDRD